The DNA segment CTGTGCGGCCTCAGTCCCATCTTCGACGGGAAACAGCAGCGCCAGGATGGCTCCTGCCACTGCACCGGCCAGATGCCCATCCCAGGAAACGCCGCCCGCCGTCGGTAGTACTCCCCACAATAGCGACCCACCATACAGAAATCCAACCACGACGGAAATGAGCAGCGACACTGGATGTTTCTCTCGAAAGCCAACCACAATTAGATAGGCGATCAAGCCATAAATCAGGCCGCTAGCCCCAACGTGTACGATCACTTGTTGTCCGCTGCCGTTGCGTCCAAAAACCCACAACAGCACCCCGCTGCAAACGATAATTTCGGCGATACGAATCCAAGGTGTGCGGCGCGAATGCACAAACAGCAGCAGCAGAATCAGCAAGGGTATCGTATTGCTGATCAAGTGTCCCAAGCTGCCGTGTAACCAAACCGACAGCGGAATCCCCATCAACCCCGTCAATCGACGGGGCACAATCCCCCAATCCGTGAAGTTGATCGGCAGTAACCCATCCAAGAGGTACACTACCCAAAGGCTGGCGATCAACCATAAAATGCCGCGAATCGACGGTTGCGACTGAGCTGCAATCATCTGTTGATCGAACCTGTCCTGAACTGCGATGGCAACCTGCTTTAGACCCTGATGTCAATTTCTGCGATTGCCAACTTTGGTGCAACGGCGAACGCTAACTGCTGTTGACGCCAGCGGTTGGCCAGCGTGGGAATGAACTACGTGCGCGTGAAGGGTTAGGCTTTGGTTTACAATATACGCGTAATTGCCAGGCTTGGCAGGGCATCGATCGTCCGCTGTTGCAATTCTACCGACTATCCAACACTAGAAGGCTCATTCATGGCTCGCTGTTTCTTGATGCTGATCGTCGGCTGTTTGACAAGCCTGCACATCGAAGGTAGTACCGCCAGGGGGCAATCGACCACTGCGCCACTTAGCTTTCACGTAGCCGATGGATTTTCGATTGCACCGATCGCGCTCGAGCCGCTAACGAAATGGCCTACACTTGTGGACTGGGACCAGCACGGAAATCTGTTGGTAGTCGAATCCGCGGGAGTCGCCAAGCCGATCGAACAACACAACGAGCGTCGATTGCACCGCATCGTACGGCTGATCGACGACAACGGGGACGGCGTGATGGATCGTCGACAATTGGTGGCCGATCAATTGCCCTTCGTCGAAGGCGTACTGTGCCTAGGAAACGAGTTGTTGGTTTGCGCACCACCGGTGATCTGGCAACTGTCTGACGCCGATGCAGACGGCTTTTGCGAAAGTCGCCAGGTATGGTTTGACGGACAAACGATTACCGGCTGTGCCAACGATTTGCATGGCCCCTATTTAGGGCGTGATGGCTGGGTGTACTGGTGCAAAGGTGCCTTTGCCGAGCAGACCCACCAACTCATCGATGGCACAACCTTAAAGAACAGCGCAGCACACATTTTTCGTCGTCATCTGTCGGGTGGACCAGTTGAGCCGGTGATGAGTGGCGGGATGGACAATCCGGTTGAACTGGCAGTGCTGCCCAATGGTGAACGATTCTTCAGCAGCACCTTTCTGGTTCATCCAGGTGGCGGCCAGCGTGATGCGGTCGTTCATGCAATCTATGGAGGTGCTTACGGCAAAGAACACGCGGCCCTGAACGGTGTGATTCGTACGGGATCCCTGATGCCGATCGCAGTACATTTGGGTCCAGCGGCACCCAGTGGTCTGCTTCACCTGGAAAAGACTGAATTGCTAGGCAAGACAATGCCAACTCTGGTGGTAGCCCTTTTCAATACTCAAAAAGTCGTTGCCATACCACTGCAAGCCGTCGGTGCATCGTTTGAAAGTCAGCCGGTTGATCTGGTGGTCGGCAGCCGAATCGACTTTCATCCCACCGATGTACTGGAAGACGCCGACGGCAGTTTGCTGATCGTAGATACCGGCGGTTGGTATGACCTGTGTTGCCCAACATCGCGAGTCGATCAGCAGACCGCTTCCGGCGGAATCTATCGGCTGCGCCGCCCAGGACAATCCGCTGCAACGCCCCGCTTGGTGGCCGCTCCACAATGGCACAATATCTCGGCAACGGAGGCTATCCATTTGCTGGACGATGACCGACCGTGGATCGCGCGAGCCGCACTACTCAAGATCGCGACTTCGCATAACTGGGCTACGAATGAACTCGCCCAGCACCTCAGCCAATCCACTCGACCGCTCGCCTCGCGCCAAAACGCCCTGTGGGCGCTCGGCGCAATCGGCTCACCAGAATCGTTAGAGATCGTTACAAAACTGCTAGCCTCGGCAATGCCCACCCATGAAAATCGTAACGCGCCCTCCAATAGCTCAAGTTTCACAGCGGCGCAAGCTTTGAAAATGATTGCAGCGCATATTGTCGCTCTGCATCGATACCAACCGGCGCGATCGCCTGTCGAACAACTGCTGGGGAGCGCCAGCCTGCCAGACCTGCAGCAGCCAGCATTGGCCCGCGTCGCTGCCGAGGCTCTAGGCCGAATCGGCAACACCGAATCGGTGGCTATGGTGATGCGTTGCAGTCATCTGATCGACATAGACCGCGTGCTGGATCACTCGATTCGTTATGCGCTGTTTGAAATTGGCAAGGCTGAAGCGGTGGCCCAATACTTGGACAGCTCCGATCGGCGACAGCAACGATTAGCACTGGGAACATTGGATCTGTTGAACGCTGAATCGTACCTCAGTGTCGACCGATTAATCCAAGCTGCCCAGCAACCTGCTCTGGACGATGTGGGCGCGGAATTGCTCATCAAACGCCCCGCACTGGCACCGCAAGTCTTGACACAGCTCACCCCGCACTGGCAGCAGTCATTAAGTTCTGGTCAAGCTCCACCGGCTTTGTTTACACAACTTGCGCGCCACTGGCACAGTCAACCCGCCTGGATTAAGGCGGTGTCTGACCTGCTAACCCCCCCCGTTGCCGAGCAGCATTGGCAGTGGATGGAGGCGTCGTTGCTTTCACTATCGGGAGCCAAGCTGCCAGTTGCCTGGCATTCTTGGGTATTGCATGGCTTGCAGCAAGATGCCCAGCGCATGGCTAGCCTGCTAACAACAATTGACCTGAGAGGCCAAGATCAATCTCCGATCGTCTCGCGCCTCTTGGAAGTGCTACAGCAGCAACCCGACGACAACGCCAAGTTGCTTCTGGTGCGATGTTTGCCACCGAAACATCTCTACCGAGACGACGCTCTAGCCAACTCGTTAAT comes from the Pirellulaceae bacterium genome and includes:
- a CDS encoding rhomboid family intramembrane serine protease is translated as MIAAQSQPSIRGILWLIASLWVVYLLDGLLPINFTDWGIVPRRLTGLMGIPLSVWLHGSLGHLISNTIPLLILLLLFVHSRRTPWIRIAEIIVCSGVLLWVFGRNGSGQQVIVHVGASGLIYGLIAYLIVVGFREKHPVSLLISVVVGFLYGGSLLWGVLPTAGGVSWDGHLAGAVAGAILALLFPVEDGTEAAQRVEVES